The Urbifossiella limnaea genome has a window encoding:
- a CDS encoding DUF1559 domain-containing protein yields the protein MSRRAFTLIELLVVIAIVAVLIGLLLPAVQKVREAAARLKCQNNLKQIGLGLHGYESAHGRFPPGYRDTRPDSAPGPGWGWAVFLLPFVEQPALHARLDPHNTLPGGGSDTPAPTPDTLTALPVYRCPSDPGPATNANYDGHATANYRGVGWGRPKTAPGPKGLMITDLADPTGVLFRNSKVRVADVADGLSGTLFVTEVCLTEPRWGGVWAGATRKDGYGLWISGAFWAVDEGPFRLNGPDKWAACSPHPGGVGVLLGDGSARFVRDTVEPRVPADLATRAGGEVAAVE from the coding sequence ATGTCCCGGCGCGCGTTCACGCTCATCGAGCTGCTCGTCGTCATCGCCATCGTCGCGGTGTTGATCGGCCTGTTGCTCCCCGCCGTGCAGAAGGTGCGCGAGGCGGCGGCGCGGCTGAAGTGTCAGAACAACCTGAAGCAGATCGGCCTCGGCCTGCACGGCTACGAGTCGGCGCACGGCCGCTTCCCGCCCGGCTACCGCGACACCCGGCCCGACAGCGCACCGGGGCCGGGCTGGGGCTGGGCCGTGTTCCTCCTGCCGTTCGTCGAGCAGCCCGCGCTGCACGCCCGCCTCGACCCGCACAACACGCTCCCCGGCGGCGGCTCCGACACGCCCGCGCCGACGCCGGACACGCTAACGGCGCTACCGGTCTACCGCTGCCCGTCGGACCCGGGGCCGGCGACGAACGCGAACTACGACGGCCACGCCACCGCGAACTACCGCGGCGTCGGCTGGGGCCGGCCGAAGACGGCGCCGGGCCCGAAGGGGCTCATGATCACCGACCTGGCCGACCCCACCGGCGTGCTGTTCCGCAACAGCAAGGTGCGCGTCGCCGACGTGGCCGACGGCCTTTCCGGCACGCTGTTCGTCACCGAGGTGTGTTTGACCGAGCCGCGCTGGGGCGGCGTGTGGGCCGGGGCGACGCGGAAGGACGGCTACGGCCTGTGGATCAGCGGCGCGTTCTGGGCCGTGGACGAGGGGCCGTTCCGGCTGAACGGGCCGGACAAGTGGGCGGCGTGTAGCCCGCACCCCGGCGGCGTCGGCGTGCTGCTCGGCGACGGCTCGGCCCGCTTCGTCCGCGACACGGTCGAGCCGCGCGTGCCGGCGGACCTGGCGACGCGGGCGGGGGGCGAGGTGGCGGCGGTGGAGTGA
- a CDS encoding HpcH/HpaI aldolase family protein has product MSGKALKDKLTRGERVFGTFFQHAVCPAVVDFLPPGALDFVVVTAEHNALDVADFLPVKYALNSKGIACLARTHSRDPDDVSKVCDSFDGVVVPYVEEVAHAKALAAAAVYRPLKGRALKRVLDRDEWPSEATKQYVTTVRCADTVFIPMIESPAGIENLDAICSIPGVHAVFVGPNDLTTAMGIPNQYDHPELVALLKKVIDTADRRHVAAGCWFGRTDQMLRTIRQGARLVVYSNDSSMMRDAMAAAFADLRRG; this is encoded by the coding sequence ATGAGCGGCAAGGCGCTGAAGGACAAACTCACCCGCGGCGAGCGGGTGTTCGGCACCTTCTTCCAGCACGCCGTCTGCCCGGCCGTCGTGGACTTCCTCCCGCCGGGGGCGCTCGACTTCGTCGTCGTTACCGCTGAGCACAACGCCCTCGACGTTGCCGACTTCCTGCCGGTGAAGTACGCCCTGAACTCGAAGGGCATCGCCTGCCTCGCCCGCACCCACAGCCGCGACCCGGACGACGTGTCGAAGGTGTGCGACTCGTTCGACGGCGTCGTGGTGCCTTATGTTGAGGAAGTGGCGCACGCGAAGGCGCTCGCGGCCGCGGCCGTGTACCGGCCGCTGAAGGGCCGCGCGCTGAAGCGCGTCCTCGACCGCGACGAGTGGCCGAGCGAGGCGACGAAGCAGTACGTCACGACCGTGCGCTGCGCCGACACGGTGTTCATCCCGATGATCGAGTCGCCGGCCGGAATCGAGAACCTGGACGCGATCTGCTCCATCCCCGGCGTGCACGCCGTGTTCGTGGGGCCGAACGACCTGACCACGGCGATGGGCATCCCCAACCAGTACGACCACCCGGAGCTGGTGGCGCTGCTGAAGAAGGTGATCGACACCGCCGACCGCCGGCACGTCGCGGCCGGGTGCTGGTTCGGGCGGACGGACCAGATGCTGCGGACGATCCGCCAGGGGGCGCGGCTGGTGGTGTACTCGAACGATAGCAGCATGATGCGCGACGCGATGGCGGCCGCGTTCGCGGACCTGCGGCGGGGCTGA
- a CDS encoding Gfo/Idh/MocA family protein produces MPRTFRVGVIGHTGRGDYGHAVDVACRRAPNVEIVAVADPVEAGRRQAQQRTGARNAYAAYRDMLAKEKLDIVAICPRHIDQHHDMLLAAAEAGCHVYMEKPFCRTPAEADAVVRAFEMRHLKLGIAHISQYSPVLAAVKAAVADGAIGDLLEIRGRGKEDARGGGEDLWVLGSHVFGLMRSIAGGNAASCYATVTQGGEPVAKRHVRDGAEGIGPLAGDHVQAQYSFPRGVTGYFASRKGMAGQPTRFAVQVFGSKGVIELESGYGVKADLLRDSSWSPGRSKKTWEVITSAGIGRPEPRTDGNYEGGHVAAITDLLDAIEKDRDTKCGCRDAAAIIEMIAAAFESHRLGRPAELPLRSRANPLTLLT; encoded by the coding sequence GTGCCCCGCACGTTTCGCGTCGGCGTCATCGGCCACACCGGCCGCGGCGACTACGGCCACGCCGTCGACGTCGCCTGCCGCCGCGCCCCGAACGTCGAGATCGTCGCCGTCGCCGACCCCGTCGAGGCCGGCCGCCGGCAGGCGCAGCAGCGCACCGGCGCCCGCAACGCCTACGCCGCGTACCGCGACATGCTGGCGAAGGAGAAGCTCGACATCGTGGCGATCTGCCCGCGCCACATCGACCAGCACCACGACATGCTCCTCGCCGCGGCCGAGGCCGGGTGCCACGTCTACATGGAGAAGCCGTTCTGCCGCACGCCCGCCGAGGCCGACGCCGTCGTCCGGGCGTTCGAGATGCGCCACCTCAAGCTCGGCATCGCCCACATCAGCCAGTACTCGCCCGTGCTCGCCGCCGTGAAGGCCGCCGTCGCCGACGGCGCCATCGGCGACCTGCTGGAGATCCGCGGCCGCGGCAAGGAGGACGCCCGCGGCGGCGGCGAAGACCTGTGGGTGCTCGGGTCGCACGTCTTCGGCCTGATGCGCAGTATCGCCGGCGGGAACGCCGCCAGCTGCTACGCCACCGTGACGCAGGGCGGCGAGCCGGTGGCGAAGCGGCACGTCCGCGACGGCGCCGAGGGGATCGGCCCGCTGGCCGGCGATCACGTGCAGGCGCAGTACAGCTTCCCGCGCGGCGTCACCGGCTACTTCGCCAGCCGCAAGGGCATGGCCGGTCAGCCGACGCGGTTCGCGGTGCAGGTGTTCGGCTCGAAGGGCGTCATCGAGTTGGAGAGCGGCTACGGCGTGAAGGCGGACCTGCTGCGCGACAGCAGCTGGTCGCCGGGCCGCAGCAAGAAGACGTGGGAGGTCATCACCTCGGCGGGGATCGGCCGGCCGGAACCGCGTACCGACGGTAACTACGAGGGCGGCCACGTCGCGGCGATAACCGACCTGCTCGACGCGATCGAGAAGGACCGCGACACGAAGTGCGGCTGCCGCGACGCGGCGGCGATCATCGAGATGATTGCGGCGGCGTTCGAGTCGCACCGGCTCGGCCGCCCCGCCGAACTGCCACTGCGGAGCCGGGCCAACCCGCTGACGCTGCTGACGTGA